The following are from one region of the Mesorhizobium sp. B2-8-5 genome:
- a CDS encoding DUF4262 domain-containing protein: protein MPSREAKDAEEAKALADIEEYGCHILYVLEEDEHPPFAYSVGIEHNFGVPELVVIGLKPDLSLTIINEYCRRVRGGERFSVGARASGFLGGGFDCQFGAVHPDHYPEYFGWDIWFYDGPDFRIVQLIFPTTSGIWPWDVEADEWFRERQPLLDTPPP from the coding sequence ATGCCGAGTAGGGAAGCCAAAGACGCCGAGGAGGCCAAGGCACTCGCCGACATCGAAGAGTACGGCTGCCACATTCTCTATGTGCTGGAGGAGGACGAGCATCCGCCATTCGCATACTCGGTCGGGATAGAGCACAATTTTGGCGTCCCTGAATTGGTCGTTATCGGGCTCAAGCCGGACCTTTCGCTAACCATCATCAACGAGTACTGCAGACGCGTGCGCGGCGGCGAGAGGTTCAGCGTCGGTGCGCGGGCGTCGGGTTTCCTGGGAGGAGGCTTCGATTGTCAGTTCGGTGCGGTCCATCCCGATCACTACCCGGAATATTTCGGTTGGGACATATGGTTCTACGACGGGCCGGATTTCCGGATCGTGCAGCTTATTTTTCCGACAACCTCCGGGATTTGGCCGTGGGATGTCGAGGCTGATGAATGGTTTCGCGAACGGCAGCCGCTGCTCGATACTCCGCCGCCATAA
- the maiA gene encoding maleylacetoacetate isomerase, whose amino-acid sequence MSDLVLHNYYRSSTSYRVRIALVMKGLDYTYVPHHLRHGEHLEPAYLAVNPQGLVPALVLDGGTLLTQSLAIIEYLDEIRPEPQLLPKDALGRARVRMLAQMIACDIHPVNNLRVLTSLRTLFGAGDEDVVNWFRHWVNEGFQPLEKILASSPETGAFCHGDTPGLADICLAAQVTNNARFGVDMAPYPVIARINAACMALPAFQKAAPQNQIDAE is encoded by the coding sequence ATGAGCGACCTCGTCCTTCACAACTACTACCGCTCCTCCACCTCCTACCGGGTGCGGATTGCGCTGGTGATGAAGGGGCTGGACTACACTTATGTGCCGCATCATCTGCGCCACGGCGAACATCTCGAGCCCGCTTATCTCGCGGTGAACCCGCAAGGTCTGGTGCCGGCGCTGGTTCTGGACGGCGGCACGCTTTTGACCCAATCGCTGGCGATCATCGAATATCTCGATGAAATCCGGCCGGAGCCGCAACTGCTACCGAAGGATGCGTTGGGCCGGGCGCGAGTGCGGATGCTGGCGCAGATGATCGCCTGCGACATCCACCCCGTGAACAATCTGCGCGTGCTGACCTCGCTGCGCACCTTGTTCGGCGCCGGCGACGAGGACGTCGTCAACTGGTTCCGGCATTGGGTGAATGAAGGTTTCCAGCCGCTTGAGAAGATTCTGGCTTCGTCGCCCGAGACCGGCGCGTTCTGCCATGGCGACACGCCGGGCCTGGCCGACATCTGCCTCGCCGCCCAGGTGACCAACAATGCCCGTTTCGGCGTCGACATGGCCCCCTATCCGGTGATCGCGCGCATCAACGCCGCCTGCATGGCGCTGCCGGCGTTCCAGAAGGCTGCGCCGCAGAACCAGATCGATGCCGAGTAG
- a CDS encoding fumarylacetoacetate hydrolase family protein → MPEFVLPPPTIASVAVADSAERFAVRRIFCVGRNYAAHARELGNDERDPPFFFTKPADAVVDSGAEIPYPPLTSNLHHEIELVVAIGEAGFRIPRAEALAHVWGYGVGVDLTRRDLQDQAKKAARPWDWSKAFDQSAPCGPLVPAAKSGHPEKGRIWLAVNGAVKQDGDLAELIWPIADIVSICSEAVELRPGDLIFTGTPAGVGAVQAGDRITGGVDGIGEITVTIGQPRR, encoded by the coding sequence ATGCCAGAATTCGTCCTTCCGCCGCCGACGATTGCTTCGGTTGCCGTCGCGGACTCGGCAGAGCGGTTTGCCGTGCGCCGCATCTTCTGCGTCGGCCGCAATTACGCCGCGCATGCGCGCGAGCTCGGCAATGACGAGCGCGATCCACCCTTCTTCTTCACCAAACCGGCCGACGCGGTGGTCGACAGCGGCGCCGAGATCCCCTACCCGCCGCTGACCTCGAACCTGCACCACGAGATCGAGCTGGTCGTCGCCATCGGCGAGGCCGGTTTCCGCATTCCGCGCGCCGAGGCGCTCGCTCATGTCTGGGGCTATGGCGTCGGCGTCGACCTCACCCGCCGCGACCTGCAGGATCAGGCAAAGAAAGCAGCCCGTCCCTGGGACTGGTCGAAAGCTTTCGACCAGTCGGCGCCTTGCGGCCCGCTGGTTCCAGCCGCGAAATCAGGACATCCGGAAAAAGGCCGTATCTGGCTTGCCGTCAACGGCGCGGTGAAACAGGACGGCGACCTTGCCGAGCTGATATGGCCGATCGCCGATATCGTCTCGATTTGCAGCGAAGCGGTCGAGCTTCGGCCCGGCGACCTGATCTTCACCGGTACGCCGGCCGGCGTCGGAGCGGTCCAGGCGGGCGACAGGATCACCGGCGGCGTCGACGGCATCGGCGAGATCACGGTGACCATCGGGCAGCCGAGGCGATGA
- a CDS encoding response regulator: MTSVSDRARFLIIDDHPLFREALHSAVQMAYPDVDTVEARSIAEAIELLADAKPFDLALLDLSMPDVHGFEGLLQLRTRYPRLPVVIVSGYEEPKIISEALSYGAAGFIPKSARKSDLAAAIRSVMDGAVYVPENYEGQPPDPDSTDRADMVQRLARLTPQQLRVLQMLRQGMLNKQIAYELQVGETTVKAHVSEILRKLNVYSRTQAVIEVSKLDNAELFRDQAGF, encoded by the coding sequence ATGACCTCCGTCAGCGATCGCGCCCGCTTCCTGATCATCGACGACCACCCGCTGTTTCGCGAGGCGCTGCACAGCGCCGTGCAGATGGCCTATCCGGATGTCGATACGGTCGAGGCGCGCTCGATCGCGGAAGCGATCGAGCTTCTTGCCGATGCCAAGCCGTTCGACCTCGCGCTGCTCGATTTGAGCATGCCCGACGTGCATGGCTTCGAGGGGCTGTTGCAGCTGAGGACCCGTTATCCGCGGCTGCCAGTGGTGATCGTGTCGGGCTACGAGGAGCCGAAGATCATCTCGGAGGCACTGTCCTATGGCGCCGCCGGCTTCATCCCGAAATCGGCCCGCAAGAGCGATCTCGCCGCCGCCATCCGCTCGGTGATGGATGGCGCGGTCTATGTGCCGGAAAATTACGAAGGCCAGCCGCCCGATCCCGACAGCACCGACCGCGCCGACATGGTGCAGCGCCTGGCCAGGCTGACGCCGCAGCAGCTGAGGGTCCTGCAGATGCTGCGCCAAGGCATGCTCAACAAGCAGATCGCCTACGAGCTGCAGGTGGGTGAGACTACTGTGAAAGCACATGTCTCGGAGATCCTGCGCAAGCTCAACGTCTACAGCCGCACGCAGGCGGTGATCGAGGTGTCGAAGCTCGACAATGCGGAGCTGTTTCGGGACCAGGCCGGGTTTTGA
- a CDS encoding hybrid sensor histidine kinase/response regulator — MPLRDINDLERLKKINAALVSRVERSMDQQGNAFSLFQTAISLENRVRNRTEELHATLRRLEQSNIDLSEAKENAELANLSKTRFLAAASHDVLQPLNAAHLSVSALAEVQASEEGRKLVRQVERSLETMEDLLRTLLDISKLDAGVVQPEVVDVSLEALFSSLRSDFLPEAEKKSLSLKFRPVNVVVRSDRTLLRRILQNILSNALRYTRSGGVLVGTRHRGDIIRIDVADTGCGIPEDQREAVFEEFHRGTSTLNNAELAGGLGLGLAIVRRMAAALGHPITFSSKVGRGTIFHIDVPVGMATAEPAMAAADMERPRGYGLFGTRVLLVENDVDVLSAMTSLLERWQCLVRAATSTDDALDLLGDTAWVPDIIIADQHLDGGDLGTSTIAEVRDYLGRPVPALIVTADGSELVAKAARAAGIELMRKPLKPAQLRALLAHLLA, encoded by the coding sequence ATGCCGCTTCGCGACATCAATGACCTCGAAAGGCTGAAGAAGATCAACGCGGCCCTCGTCAGCCGCGTCGAGCGTTCGATGGACCAGCAGGGCAATGCCTTCTCGCTGTTCCAGACCGCCATCTCGCTGGAAAACCGGGTGCGCAACCGCACCGAGGAACTGCACGCGACGCTGCGCCGGCTCGAACAGTCGAACATCGACCTCAGCGAGGCGAAGGAGAACGCCGAACTGGCGAACCTCTCCAAGACCAGGTTCCTCGCCGCCGCCAGCCACGACGTGCTGCAGCCGCTCAACGCCGCGCACCTGTCGGTCTCTGCGCTGGCCGAGGTCCAGGCCAGCGAGGAAGGCAGGAAGCTTGTCCGGCAGGTCGAGCGCTCGCTGGAGACGATGGAAGACCTCTTGCGCACACTGCTCGACATCTCGAAGCTCGACGCCGGGGTGGTGCAACCGGAAGTCGTCGACGTCAGCCTGGAGGCGCTGTTTTCCTCGCTGCGCTCGGATTTCCTGCCCGAAGCGGAAAAGAAAAGCCTGTCGCTGAAATTCAGGCCGGTGAACGTGGTGGTGCGCTCCGACCGCACGCTGCTCAGGCGCATCCTGCAGAACATTCTCTCCAATGCGCTGCGCTACACCCGCTCGGGCGGCGTGCTGGTCGGCACCAGGCATCGCGGCGACATCATCCGCATCGACGTCGCTGACACCGGCTGCGGCATTCCCGAGGACCAGCGTGAGGCGGTGTTCGAGGAATTCCACCGCGGCACCTCGACGCTTAACAATGCGGAACTCGCCGGCGGGCTCGGCCTCGGCCTCGCGATCGTGCGCCGCATGGCGGCGGCACTCGGCCACCCCATCACCTTTTCCTCGAAGGTCGGGCGCGGCACCATCTTCCATATCGACGTGCCGGTCGGCATGGCCACGGCCGAGCCGGCGATGGCCGCCGCCGACATGGAGCGGCCGCGCGGTTACGGCCTGTTCGGCACCAGGGTGCTGCTGGTCGAGAACGACGTGGACGTGCTCTCGGCCATGACCTCGCTGCTCGAGCGCTGGCAATGCCTGGTCCGCGCCGCCACCTCGACCGACGATGCGCTCGACCTGCTCGGCGACACCGCCTGGGTGCCCGACATCATCATCGCCGACCAGCATCTCGACGGCGGCGACCTCGGCACCTCAACGATAGCCGAAGTGCGCGACTATCTAGGCCGCCCGGTGCCCGCGCTGATCGTCACCGCCGACGGCTCCGAGCTCGTCGCCAAAGCGGCGCGAGCAGCCGGCATCGAACTGATGCGCAAGCCGCTGAAGCCTGCGCAATTGCGTGCGCTGCTGGCGCATCTTCTGGCTTAG
- a CDS encoding FIST signal transduction protein: MRRRQLASSSTRYASGLSALTTDEPDPNAFARAIAAEAAAVDAGFALLFFSQSLVDAAGLAQALKVHAPSLAYAGCSTAGEITPQGLEEGHALALLLPSASFSTVSTMVENLSSSGMDGITGEVVELRRLLRCRAGQERAKSVFALCFIDGLSYAEEAVTSAIHWGLDDIPLIGGSAGDDLKFETTSLISNGKVTSDSAIIVLVATEIPFHVFKTDNFIPTDEKLVVTSSDPDHRIVREFNATNAAEEYAASVGTVAQALTPLSFASHPVVVKVAGEYYCRSIQRMHVDGSLSFFCAIDDGVVLSIAQPKNMVEATRAALQDAERKLGGIDMILGFDCVLRRLDARNRQVYRDISELYRTNKVIGFGTYGEQYRSMHLNQTFTGIAFGEPQAAE, from the coding sequence TTGCGGAGACGGCAGCTGGCCAGTTCGAGCACACGCTATGCATCGGGCCTTTCGGCGCTCACCACGGATGAGCCCGACCCGAATGCCTTTGCGCGGGCCATCGCGGCCGAAGCAGCGGCTGTCGACGCCGGCTTTGCGCTTCTGTTCTTCTCCCAAAGCCTGGTCGACGCGGCGGGGCTCGCGCAAGCGCTGAAGGTCCATGCGCCGTCGCTCGCCTATGCCGGCTGCTCGACCGCCGGCGAAATCACGCCGCAGGGACTGGAGGAAGGGCATGCCCTTGCCCTGCTTTTGCCGTCGGCCTCGTTTTCGACCGTCAGCACCATGGTCGAGAACCTCTCCTCCTCCGGCATGGACGGGATCACCGGCGAGGTCGTGGAGCTGCGGCGCCTGCTGCGCTGCCGCGCCGGCCAGGAGCGGGCGAAGAGCGTCTTCGCCCTCTGCTTCATCGACGGGCTTTCCTATGCCGAGGAAGCGGTGACCTCGGCCATCCACTGGGGGTTGGACGACATTCCGCTGATCGGCGGCTCCGCGGGCGACGACCTGAAATTCGAGACGACCAGCCTGATTTCGAACGGCAAGGTCACGTCCGACAGCGCCATCATCGTGCTGGTCGCGACCGAGATCCCCTTCCACGTCTTCAAGACCGACAATTTCATTCCGACCGACGAGAAGCTGGTGGTGACGTCGTCCGACCCGGACCATCGCATCGTGCGCGAATTCAACGCCACCAACGCGGCGGAGGAATACGCGGCCTCGGTCGGCACCGTGGCGCAGGCGCTGACGCCGCTAAGCTTCGCCTCCCATCCCGTCGTGGTGAAAGTGGCCGGCGAATATTACTGCCGCTCCATCCAGCGCATGCATGTCGACGGCTCGCTGTCGTTCTTCTGCGCCATCGACGATGGCGTCGTTTTGTCCATCGCCCAGCCGAAGAACATGGTGGAAGCGACGCGCGCCGCGTTGCAGGACGCCGAACGCAAGCTCGGCGGCATCGACATGATCCTCGGCTTCGACTGCGTTCTGCGCCGGCTCGATGCGCGCAACCGCCAGGTTTACCGGGACATTTCGGAGCTCTACCGGACCAACAAGGTCATCGGCTTCGGCACCTATGGCGAGCAGTACCGCTCGATGCACCTCAACCAGACCTTTACCGGCATCGCCTTCGGCGAGCCCCAGGCAGCCGAGTAG
- a CDS encoding (2Fe-2S)-binding protein has translation MSDVSLTVNGRRVSGNAEDRTLLVHFLREHLGLTGTHVGCDTSQCGACVVHVDGRAVKSCTMLAAQASGSTIVTIEGLADGAELHPVQAAFKEHHGLQCGFCTPGMIMAATDMIARHPEGLDEATVRAELEGNICRCTGYHNIVKAILAASETMAKGAKGRAKQAA, from the coding sequence ATGTCGGACGTGTCGTTGACTGTGAACGGGAGGCGGGTCAGCGGGAACGCCGAGGACCGAACGCTTCTGGTGCATTTCCTCAGGGAACATCTCGGACTCACCGGAACGCATGTCGGTTGCGATACATCGCAATGCGGCGCCTGCGTCGTGCATGTCGACGGCCGGGCGGTGAAGTCCTGTACCATGCTGGCCGCGCAGGCCTCTGGCTCGACCATCGTCACCATCGAGGGGCTCGCCGACGGGGCCGAGCTGCATCCGGTGCAGGCCGCGTTCAAGGAGCATCACGGGCTGCAATGCGGCTTCTGCACGCCGGGCATGATCATGGCGGCGACCGACATGATCGCGCGCCATCCCGAGGGCCTCGACGAGGCGACGGTGCGCGCCGAGCTCGAAGGCAATATCTGCCGCTGCACGGGCTACCACAACATCGTCAAGGCGATCCTCGCCGCATCGGAGACGATGGCGAAGGGCGCCAAGGGCAGGGCGAAGCAGGCAGCTTAG
- a CDS encoding xanthine dehydrogenase family protein molybdopterin-binding subunit has product MGIEGVGARVARKEDKRFITGGGRYVDDMVVPGMKHAVFVRSPHAHAQIKKIDVKKAQAMPGVVGVLTGKELKADGIGNLICGWMIHSKDGTPMKMGAWSPLAVDKVRYVGDAVVIVVADTKGQARDAAEAVDITYKELKAVVDATKAIQPGAPQVHAEAENNLIFDWELGDGKATDAAIRSAAHVTRMKIVNNRLVPNAMEPRAALGHYDKAEDHYTCWTTSQNPHVARLVMSAFYNVAPENKLRVIAPDVGGGFGSKIYIYPEEIVCLWASKKTGVPVKWVADRTESFLSDAHGRDHVSTVEMAFDKDNRITGLKVDTIANLGAYMSLFSSCVPTYLYATLLSGQYNIPAIHANVRTVYTNTAPVDAYRGAGRPEATYVLERMMETAARELGVPPAELRRRNFITSFPHQTPVIMAYDAGDYNASLDAAMKAADYAGFTKRRADAAKQGKLRGIGMSCYIEACGLAPSSAVGSLGAGVGLWESAEVRVNAVGTIEVLTGSHSHGQGHETTFAQLVTQRFGVPIDSVSIVHGDTDKVQMGMGTYGSRSGAVGMSAIVKALDKVEAKAKKIAAHLLEADEGDIVIENGEVKVAGTDKSLPWFQVALASYTAHNLPAGMEPGLKETAFYDPSNFTFPAGCYICEVEIDPETGTTEIVQFVAADDFGNIINPMIVEGQVHGGIAQGVGQALLEGAHYDSSGQLLTASYMDYTMPRAGDLPSFKVSTSNTPCPGNPLGIKGCGEAGAIGSPPAVINAITDALGVVDIAMPASPATVWATIRATKH; this is encoded by the coding sequence ATGGGTATTGAAGGCGTCGGCGCCCGCGTGGCGCGCAAGGAAGACAAGAGGTTCATCACCGGCGGTGGCCGCTATGTCGACGACATGGTGGTCCCCGGCATGAAACATGCCGTGTTCGTGCGCAGTCCGCACGCGCATGCGCAGATCAAGAAGATCGATGTGAAAAAGGCGCAAGCGATGCCCGGCGTCGTCGGCGTGCTCACCGGCAAGGAGCTCAAGGCCGACGGGATCGGCAACCTGATCTGCGGCTGGATGATCCATTCCAAGGACGGCACGCCGATGAAGATGGGCGCATGGTCGCCTTTAGCCGTCGATAAGGTGCGCTATGTCGGAGATGCGGTGGTCATCGTCGTCGCCGACACCAAGGGCCAGGCGCGCGACGCGGCGGAAGCGGTCGACATCACCTACAAGGAACTGAAGGCCGTGGTCGACGCCACCAAGGCCATCCAACCCGGAGCGCCGCAGGTCCATGCCGAGGCAGAGAACAACCTGATCTTCGACTGGGAGCTCGGCGACGGCAAGGCGACCGACGCGGCGATCAGGTCGGCGGCCCATGTCACGCGCATGAAGATCGTCAACAACCGGCTGGTGCCGAATGCGATGGAGCCGCGCGCGGCGCTCGGGCACTACGACAAGGCGGAGGACCACTATACCTGCTGGACGACGTCGCAGAACCCGCATGTCGCGCGGCTGGTGATGAGCGCCTTCTACAATGTCGCGCCGGAAAACAAGCTGCGCGTGATAGCGCCCGATGTCGGCGGCGGCTTCGGCTCCAAGATCTACATCTATCCGGAAGAGATCGTCTGCCTGTGGGCATCGAAGAAGACCGGCGTTCCCGTCAAATGGGTCGCCGACCGCACCGAAAGCTTCCTGTCGGACGCGCATGGCCGCGACCATGTCTCGACGGTGGAGATGGCCTTCGACAAGGACAACCGCATCACCGGTCTGAAGGTCGACACAATAGCCAATCTCGGCGCCTACATGTCGCTGTTCTCGTCCTGCGTGCCGACCTATCTCTATGCCACGCTGCTGTCGGGCCAGTACAACATCCCGGCGATCCACGCCAATGTGCGCACCGTCTATACCAACACCGCGCCCGTCGATGCCTATCGCGGGGCAGGGCGTCCGGAGGCCACCTACGTGCTCGAGCGGATGATGGAAACCGCAGCGCGCGAGCTTGGCGTGCCGCCGGCGGAACTCAGACGCCGCAACTTCATCACGTCCTTCCCGCACCAGACTCCGGTGATCATGGCCTATGACGCGGGCGATTATAACGCTTCGCTCGATGCGGCGATGAAAGCCGCCGACTATGCCGGCTTCACCAAGCGCCGCGCCGACGCCGCCAAGCAGGGCAAGCTGCGCGGCATCGGCATGAGCTGCTACATCGAGGCCTGCGGCCTGGCGCCGTCGTCGGCGGTCGGCTCGCTCGGCGCCGGTGTCGGCCTCTGGGAATCGGCAGAGGTGCGCGTCAATGCCGTCGGCACGATCGAGGTGCTGACCGGATCGCACAGCCATGGCCAGGGCCATGAGACGACCTTCGCGCAACTGGTCACCCAGCGCTTCGGCGTGCCGATCGACTCGGTCTCGATCGTGCATGGCGACACCGACAAGGTGCAGATGGGCATGGGCACCTATGGTTCGCGTTCCGGCGCCGTCGGCATGTCGGCTATCGTCAAGGCCCTCGACAAGGTCGAGGCCAAGGCCAAGAAAATCGCCGCGCACCTGCTCGAAGCGGACGAGGGTGACATCGTCATCGAGAATGGCGAGGTCAAGGTCGCGGGCACCGACAAGAGCCTGCCCTGGTTCCAGGTGGCGCTTGCCTCCTACACCGCCCACAACCTGCCGGCGGGCATGGAGCCCGGGCTGAAGGAGACGGCCTTCTACGATCCGTCCAACTTCACCTTCCCGGCCGGCTGCTACATCTGCGAGGTCGAGATCGACCCCGAAACCGGCACGACAGAGATCGTCCAGTTCGTCGCGGCGGACGATTTCGGCAACATCATCAATCCGATGATCGTCGAGGGGCAGGTGCATGGCGGCATCGCCCAAGGCGTGGGCCAGGCGTTGCTGGAAGGCGCGCATTACGACTCAAGCGGCCAGCTTCTGACGGCAAGCTACATGGATTACACCATGCCGCGCGCGGGCGACCTGCCGTCCTTCAAGGTCTCGACCTCGAATACGCCATGCCCTGGCAATCCGCTCGGCATCAAGGGCTGCGGCGAGGCCGGCGCCATCGGTTCGCCGCCGGCGGTCATCAACGCCATCACCGATGCGCTCGGCGTCGTCGACATCGCCATGCCGGCGTCGCCCGCGACGGTGTGGGCAACCATCCGCGCGACGAAGCACTGA
- a CDS encoding FAD binding domain-containing protein — translation MYSVSYHRASSVADAARQLKNGDAKLLSGGMTLIPAMKTRLAAPSDLVDVSRLKDLQGVKVSGKTVTIGAATTHYDVSTDDKLKKACPALAHMASLIGDPAVRYKGTIGGSIANNDPAADYPAALLALDAMIVTNKREIAADKFFKGLFETALKEGEIVTAVSFTAPAKAAYQKFRNPASRYAIVGVFVTKGKDGVRAAVTGAGEDGVFRSKEIEAALAKNFDVAALGGLKVSAKGLMSDIHASADYRANLIAVMAKRAVAAANA, via the coding sequence ATGTATTCCGTCAGCTACCATCGCGCTTCCTCCGTCGCCGACGCCGCCAGGCAACTCAAGAACGGCGACGCCAAGCTGCTCTCCGGCGGCATGACACTGATCCCCGCCATGAAGACGCGGCTCGCGGCGCCCTCGGACCTCGTCGACGTCTCGCGGCTGAAGGACCTGCAAGGCGTCAAGGTGTCCGGCAAGACGGTCACCATCGGCGCCGCGACGACGCATTACGACGTCTCCACCGACGACAAGCTGAAGAAGGCCTGCCCGGCGCTTGCGCATATGGCATCCCTGATCGGCGATCCGGCGGTGCGCTATAAAGGCACGATCGGCGGCTCGATCGCCAACAACGATCCGGCCGCCGACTATCCGGCCGCGCTGCTGGCTCTGGACGCGATGATCGTCACCAACAAGCGCGAGATCGCGGCGGACAAATTCTTCAAGGGCCTGTTCGAGACAGCGCTGAAGGAAGGCGAGATCGTCACCGCGGTAAGCTTTACCGCTCCGGCCAAGGCGGCCTACCAGAAATTCCGCAACCCGGCTTCGCGCTACGCCATCGTCGGTGTGTTCGTGACCAAGGGCAAGGACGGGGTGAGGGCGGCGGTGACCGGCGCCGGCGAGGACGGCGTTTTCCGCTCCAAGGAAATCGAGGCGGCGCTGGCGAAGAATTTCGACGTCGCGGCGCTCGGCGGCCTCAAAGTGTCGGCAAAGGGGCTGATGAGCGATATCCATGCCTCCGCCGACTATCGCGCCAATCTGATCGCGGTGATGGCCAAGCGTGCCGTGGCCGCCGCCAACGCCTGA
- a CDS encoding acyltransferase family protein, which translates to MTDISAASVVLPRAAIDREARTRLAYLDGWRGLSIAMVLIGHFFPVPGLNLGVLGVEFFFVLSGRLMGEILFIERFPLKKFFKRRFSRIYPALLVFVIAAMIGLTGTFIAFKWKAALTALTFTYNYAGILITRAGALDHIWSLCVEEHSYILLALISVMVTGRTNVVRLLVVLALLAMANGAISYGVLGMGYETTYWRTDVHIASILLSAAICLLKADGRLPAFLQSQHVALAAAVGGLLLFLDPVPTTIHYLVGVPLLALAVNTIDFAGGYLTGPLSSRPMVMLGLWSYSLYLWQQPFYKFVDEKGSAAIPMLAAVFACALASYYIVEKPARGWLNRNW; encoded by the coding sequence ATGACCGACATCTCCGCAGCGTCCGTTGTCCTGCCGCGGGCCGCAATCGACAGGGAAGCCAGGACAAGACTGGCCTATCTCGACGGCTGGCGAGGCCTGTCGATCGCGATGGTGCTGATCGGCCATTTCTTTCCGGTCCCGGGACTCAATCTCGGCGTGCTCGGCGTCGAGTTCTTCTTCGTGCTGAGCGGCCGGCTGATGGGCGAAATCCTGTTCATCGAGCGCTTTCCGCTGAAGAAATTCTTCAAGCGCCGCTTCTCGCGCATCTATCCAGCGCTGCTGGTGTTCGTGATTGCCGCCATGATCGGCCTGACCGGGACCTTCATCGCCTTCAAGTGGAAGGCGGCGCTGACGGCGCTGACCTTCACCTACAATTACGCCGGCATCCTGATCACCCGCGCCGGCGCGCTCGACCACATCTGGTCGCTCTGTGTCGAGGAGCATTCCTATATCCTGCTCGCGCTGATCAGCGTGATGGTAACCGGAAGAACGAACGTCGTGCGGCTGCTGGTCGTGCTGGCGCTGCTGGCAATGGCCAACGGCGCCATTTCGTACGGGGTTCTCGGCATGGGCTACGAGACCACCTACTGGCGAACCGACGTGCATATCGCCTCGATCCTGCTGTCCGCCGCGATCTGCCTGCTCAAGGCCGACGGGCGCCTGCCGGCTTTCCTGCAAAGCCAGCATGTGGCGCTGGCGGCGGCGGTTGGCGGCCTGTTGCTGTTCCTCGATCCGGTGCCGACGACGATCCACTATCTTGTCGGCGTGCCGCTGCTTGCGCTCGCCGTCAACACGATCGACTTCGCGGGCGGCTACCTGACGGGGCCGTTGTCGTCGCGGCCCATGGTGATGCTCGGCCTGTGGTCCTATTCGCTCTATCTCTGGCAGCAGCCTTTCTACAAATTCGTCGATGAGAAGGGGAGCGCAGCGATTCCGATGCTGGCGGCTGTATTCGCCTGCGCGCTGGCCAGCTACTACATCGTCGAAAAACCCGCACGCGGCTGGCTCAACCGCAACTGGTGA
- a CDS encoding GNAT family N-acetyltransferase — protein MAKTMSKELLPIEQVSPADEAAILALNNEHAAELSWLEPERLSFLLGQAFYTRRIDALEAFIMCFDQEANYDSPNFLWFRERYPRFVYVDRVVVAADARGRGHARRLYEDLFEQARLAGHTIVTCEVNADPPNPASDAFHAALGFAEVGDAVIHGGKKSVRYWAKPIAA, from the coding sequence ATGGCGAAGACGATGAGCAAGGAATTGTTGCCGATCGAACAGGTCTCGCCCGCCGATGAGGCCGCCATCCTTGCCCTCAACAATGAGCATGCGGCGGAGTTGTCCTGGCTCGAGCCGGAACGGCTCTCATTCCTGCTCGGGCAAGCTTTCTACACCCGCCGCATCGACGCGCTCGAGGCCTTCATCATGTGCTTCGACCAGGAAGCAAACTACGACAGTCCGAACTTCCTCTGGTTTCGCGAGCGCTATCCGCGCTTCGTCTATGTCGATCGCGTCGTCGTGGCCGCGGACGCCCGCGGCCGCGGCCACGCCCGCCGGCTTTATGAGGACCTGTTCGAACAGGCTCGCCTCGCCGGCCACACCATAGTCACCTGCGAGGTCAATGCCGATCCACCCAACCCGGCCTCCGACGCCTTCCACGCAGCGCTCGGCTTCGCCGAGGTCGGCGACGCGGTGATCCACGGCGGCAAGAAATCGGTGCGCTATTGGGCGAAGCCCATCGCCGCCTGA